The following proteins come from a genomic window of Candidatus Francisella endociliophora:
- the galU gene encoding UTP--glucose-1-phosphate uridylyltransferase GalU: protein MKIRKAVFPVAGWGTRFLPATKSSPKEMLTVVDKPLIQYAVEEAVEAGCKEIIFVTSSNKKSLEDHFDRNFELEYSLEKKQKYDLLNMVKNIVPKDVSFFFVRQPEALGLGHAVLCAKPLVGIEDFAVILPDDLIYNYDCGTGTLKQMIKAVEGTDIRGCIATQQVKKEETGSYGIVAKNNEDLIKAIVEKPVPEKAPSTNAVVGRYLLPNKIFKCLESTSEGAGGEIQLTDAIAKLIEQDEKILSYEFKGTRYDCGSKLGFLIANYEIALQHDELGKKFKQYLKNR from the coding sequence ATGAAAATAAGAAAAGCAGTATTTCCTGTGGCTGGTTGGGGTACTAGGTTTTTACCAGCAACTAAATCTTCTCCTAAAGAAATGCTAACAGTAGTGGATAAACCATTAATACAATATGCTGTCGAAGAAGCTGTTGAAGCAGGCTGTAAAGAGATAATTTTTGTAACTAGCTCAAATAAAAAGTCTTTAGAAGATCATTTTGATAGAAATTTTGAACTTGAATATTCTTTAGAAAAAAAGCAAAAATATGATCTACTTAATATGGTTAAGAATATTGTCCCTAAAGATGTAAGCTTCTTTTTTGTACGTCAACCTGAGGCTCTCGGCTTAGGGCATGCTGTACTATGTGCAAAACCGTTAGTCGGTATTGAAGATTTTGCTGTAATATTACCAGATGATCTTATCTATAATTACGATTGCGGTACAGGTACGCTAAAACAGATGATTAAAGCAGTAGAAGGAACTGATATCAGAGGTTGTATTGCAACTCAGCAGGTGAAAAAAGAAGAAACAGGATCTTATGGAATAGTTGCTAAAAACAATGAAGATTTAATCAAGGCAATTGTAGAAAAACCAGTTCCAGAAAAAGCGCCTTCAACAAATGCCGTAGTTGGTAGATATCTGCTTCCTAATAAAATATTCAAATGCTTAGAGTCAACTTCTGAAGGTGCTGGAGGTGAGATTCAACTGACAGATGCTATTGCTAAACTAATAGAGCAAGATGAAAAGATTCTTTCTTATGAATTTAAGGGTACTAGATATGACTGTGGTAGTAAGTTAGGTTTTTTGATAGCTAACTATGAAATAGCATTACAACATGATGAACTAGGAAAGAAGTTTAAACAATATCTGAAAAATAGATAG
- a CDS encoding M48 family metallopeptidase, giving the protein MIDYDYNVVYKDVKDITVKVKPNLTVELVAPYDTSEQHIIKILQKRDLWVHKNLDIFRQAQQSERKLVSGEDFIYLGRRYRLKVILSETNKAVLKNGYMNLYCKDTQDSEFKNSIIEDFYKTKAQEHFQKVINKFRDFYSEDVIFRIRKMKTRWGSCNPVKGYINLNQELIKKPKKAIEYVVFHEIAHLKHHNHDNSFYNYLSAYMPDWRDIKYRLDHHV; this is encoded by the coding sequence ATGATTGATTATGACTACAATGTAGTTTATAAAGATGTCAAAGATATAACTGTTAAAGTTAAGCCTAATCTGACAGTTGAGTTAGTAGCTCCCTATGATACATCAGAACAGCATATTATTAAGATTTTGCAAAAAAGAGATTTATGGGTACATAAAAATCTAGATATTTTTAGACAGGCTCAACAATCAGAGAGAAAACTAGTAAGCGGTGAAGACTTTATATATCTAGGTAGAAGATATCGTTTGAAAGTAATCCTTTCTGAGACAAATAAAGCAGTTTTGAAAAATGGCTATATGAACCTATATTGTAAAGATACGCAAGATAGTGAGTTTAAAAATTCAATCATAGAAGATTTTTATAAGACTAAAGCACAAGAGCATTTTCAAAAAGTTATAAATAAGTTTAGGGATTTTTATAGTGAAGATGTTATTTTTAGAATTAGAAAAATGAAAACTCGCTGGGGATCTTGTAATCCTGTTAAAGGATATATAAATCTAAATCAAGAGTTAATCAAGAAACCTAAAAAAGCTATTGAGTATGTAGTATTTCATGAAATAGCTCATCTTAAGCATCACAATCATGATAATAGTTTTTATAATTATTTATCAGCATATATGCCAGATTGGCGAGATATTAAATATAGACTAGATCATCATGTTTAA
- a CDS encoding Abi family protein has product MTSSFSKKHLDYPLQIELLESRNLDILDHNFAIKKLKNLNYYRLTPYFYPFFEKKDYFKDGSTFEKIINLYDFDRELRTLVFKNIETIEVYIRAKLSFAVSKFKGAFGYLDKSSLNYKYQDRHEKLLDDINKEVSRSKEVFVEKYINEIGYLPVWAMVEVISMGSLSMLYSYLDDEIRKDIVKDLGQKTFILQSWLHTLTYIRNICAHHSRLWNRDLAIEPIVPRKNKKFSRINNKKIFFILVIINELYTQIDIEQNTLLNDITILFEKYKDINIRAMGFPIDWQNYFIKVPR; this is encoded by the coding sequence ATGACAAGTTCATTTTCAAAAAAACATCTTGATTATCCATTACAAATAGAGCTTTTAGAATCAAGAAATTTAGATATTTTAGACCATAATTTTGCTATTAAAAAACTAAAGAATCTAAACTACTACCGTTTGACTCCATATTTTTATCCTTTTTTTGAAAAAAAAGATTATTTTAAAGATGGTTCTACTTTTGAGAAAATCATCAACTTATATGATTTTGATAGAGAGCTTAGAACTCTGGTTTTTAAAAATATTGAAACTATAGAAGTTTATATACGAGCTAAATTATCTTTTGCTGTATCGAAGTTTAAAGGAGCTTTTGGCTATCTAGATAAATCATCATTAAACTATAAATATCAAGATAGGCATGAAAAGCTATTAGATGATATTAATAAAGAAGTTTCTAGATCTAAAGAAGTATTTGTAGAAAAATATATTAATGAGATTGGTTATTTACCAGTATGGGCAATGGTCGAGGTTATTTCTATGGGTAGTTTATCTATGCTTTATTCTTATTTAGATGATGAGATTCGAAAAGACATAGTTAAAGATTTAGGTCAAAAAACTTTTATTTTACAAAGCTGGCTGCATACGCTTACATATATTCGCAATATTTGTGCTCATCATAGCAGACTATGGAATAGAGACTTAGCTATTGAGCCAATAGTTCCTAGGAAAAATAAAAAGTTTAGTAGAATAAATAACAAGAAAATATTTTTTATACTTGTGATTATTAATGAGCTATATACTCAAATCGATATAGAACAAAATACATTACTCAATGATATAACTATCCTATTTGAGAAATATAAAGATATAAATATTAGAGCCATGGGATTTCCAATAGATTGGCAAAACTATTTTATAAAGGTTCCGAGATAA
- a CDS encoding HXXEE domain-containing protein, which translates to MMVDFLAKNQNWAKVTPWAGIIFLILLVSNFSVYDPHFWGLINIPLYLFHQTEEHYIPGGFKTFMNRVVMNLPEGQEKLTDTKVFWINILMVWLAFAIFGILSFINIGFGLLIIIFSIMNCMTHIAEGVKRKSWNPGLVMASLQFLISLFAAYYVTVHGLDNPVVWWFGTILFSIVAHVLLFKLVMTKD; encoded by the coding sequence ATAATGGTAGATTTTTTAGCTAAAAATCAAAACTGGGCAAAGGTCACTCCTTGGGCAGGAATAATTTTTCTTATATTGTTAGTTTCTAATTTTTCGGTGTATGATCCACACTTTTGGGGATTGATAAATATACCTTTGTATCTTTTTCATCAGACAGAAGAGCATTATATCCCAGGTGGGTTTAAAACTTTTATGAATCGTGTTGTGATGAACCTTCCAGAAGGTCAAGAGAAATTAACTGATACTAAAGTGTTTTGGATAAATATTTTGATGGTTTGGTTAGCATTTGCCATTTTTGGGATTTTAAGTTTTATAAATATAGGTTTTGGATTGCTAATTATTATTTTCAGTATTATGAACTGTATGACTCATATTGCGGAAGGTGTTAAACGTAAAAGTTGGAATCCAGGTTTAGTTATGGCAAGCTTGCAGTTTTTAATATCTCTATTTGCAGCATATTATGTTACAGTGCATGGTTTAGATAATCCTGTAGTTTGGTGGTTTGGAACGATATTGTTTTCGATAGTGGCCCATGTATTATTATTCAAACTAGTTATGACAAAAGATTAA
- a CDS encoding type I restriction endonuclease subunit R: protein MNNNLPPNTSENSLQQKSLKLLQKLGYELITKEQNREFRNNNLNDVILKDIAAKQLAKINSYTYKGEVFEFSKADIERQIYNLNTLAAGGLLATNKKITENFLHAPSVEQNLPDDSKKSFSFKFIDFDYFENNVFHVTEEFSVERNVKTEAEKTRRADIVLFINGFPIVVIELKKSDVEVSKGISQLIEYQADKEIPKLFEFAQLLIAANNHSPQYATTGSPAKYFLTWKEEDQALIQQLDSLVTNRQPSNLDSLLMSLCSKSRLIEMFRFFILFDNNIKKIARYQQYYAISAIIGSISHYEGASRKGGLIWHTQGSGKSLTMVMATMYLQKKIENARVVVVTDRKDLDKQISDTFKNSEVEVVKATTGRNLIDELENGTSVITSTIHKFETAVKQNCKLESSNIFILVDESHRSQSGDFHRAMKKVFVNGCYIGFTGTPLLKSQKSDGSITKFNGLIHKYTIDQAIKDKAVLPLLYEARMVDQWITDEAALNRRFARYTNDLNEDQKKDLEQKWVSFRNVASSKQRLEAIVFDIEDHFTKNIRGQGFKAMFATNSKVEAVRFKKLFDESGLINSAVSLSAPDVKEGNTDVNDTKKEVQAFWKDMLAKYGSEKAYNDYIDAEFKADDGDIELLIVVDKLLTGFDAPIAQVLYIDKELKDHTLLQAIARVNRLYEGKDYGLIVDYRGLFENLDKALTSYGALAGYDETDVTGTFADVKNELQKLKTSFSQLQDIFKSISHKNDQESYEVYLDSKEKRQEFYKSLNTFARDLAFSLGCDFVNNIYSEDDLSTFKKWLRFYNTLRKSLRIRYAESVDFAQYEQRMQSLLDTYIGTEGEVFQLSATVDMFSPDFKNEVENLTSDRARADAIISATTKYAKEKREVNPAFYDRIAEKIKEIIQQYKEKRLSEREFLSEAQGVYAKVKQHNEAVLASYPSQISSKPKQSFYDSLKSYFEASSEDRFIQIVCYIDEVFAKYIKKPNWKNNIDVKNEIEQELDDYLFDEDIKVISLDDFLQKTYELGINNYD, encoded by the coding sequence ATGAACAATAACTTACCACCTAACACATCCGAAAATTCACTTCAACAAAAAAGCCTTAAGCTTCTACAAAAGCTAGGCTATGAGCTGATAACCAAAGAGCAAAATCGTGAGTTTAGGAATAACAATCTAAACGATGTGATTCTTAAAGATATTGCTGCAAAACAATTAGCTAAGATAAATAGCTATACTTACAAGGGCGAGGTGTTTGAGTTTTCAAAAGCTGATATTGAGCGACAAATTTATAATCTTAATACTTTAGCAGCTGGCGGGTTGCTTGCTACTAACAAGAAAATCACCGAGAATTTTTTACATGCGCCATCAGTAGAGCAAAATTTGCCTGATGATTCTAAGAAAAGTTTTAGCTTTAAGTTTATAGATTTTGATTATTTTGAAAATAATGTTTTCCACGTTACAGAAGAGTTTTCTGTAGAGAGAAATGTCAAAACAGAAGCCGAGAAAACTCGCCGTGCTGATATTGTACTATTTATAAATGGCTTTCCTATAGTCGTTATTGAGCTCAAAAAATCAGATGTAGAAGTTTCTAAGGGAATATCGCAACTTATTGAATATCAAGCAGATAAAGAAATCCCGAAACTTTTTGAGTTTGCCCAACTTCTAATCGCTGCAAATAACCATAGCCCACAATATGCTACTACTGGCTCACCTGCTAAGTATTTCTTGACTTGGAAAGAGGAAGATCAAGCCCTGATACAGCAGTTAGATAGCCTAGTTACCAATAGACAACCTAGCAATTTGGATAGTTTACTAATGTCGCTATGCTCAAAATCTCGCTTGATAGAGATGTTTAGGTTTTTTATTTTATTTGACAACAATATAAAAAAAATAGCTCGCTATCAGCAGTATTATGCAATTAGTGCAATTATAGGGAGTATTTCTCATTATGAGGGAGCTAGTCGCAAAGGTGGTTTGATTTGGCATACTCAAGGCTCAGGCAAATCTTTAACTATGGTAATGGCTACAATGTATCTACAGAAAAAAATCGAAAATGCTAGAGTTGTAGTGGTTACAGATAGAAAAGATTTAGATAAGCAAATATCTGATACTTTTAAAAATTCAGAAGTTGAAGTTGTCAAAGCTACTACTGGTAGAAATTTAATAGATGAGCTAGAAAATGGTACAAGTGTTATAACCTCAACTATCCATAAATTTGAAACAGCAGTTAAACAAAATTGTAAGCTAGAGAGCAGTAACATCTTCATACTAGTAGATGAATCTCACCGTAGCCAAAGTGGCGATTTTCACCGTGCGATGAAAAAGGTTTTTGTAAATGGTTGTTATATTGGTTTTACAGGTACACCACTACTAAAATCGCAAAAAAGCGATGGCTCAATCACTAAATTTAATGGACTAATCCATAAATATACCATTGACCAAGCTATCAAGGATAAAGCAGTATTACCACTACTTTATGAGGCTAGAATGGTTGACCAATGGATAACTGATGAGGCAGCTCTTAATAGACGCTTTGCTCGCTATACCAATGATCTAAATGAGGATCAAAAGAAAGATCTAGAACAAAAATGGGTAAGCTTCCGTAATGTTGCATCATCTAAGCAAAGATTAGAGGCGATAGTTTTTGATATCGAAGATCATTTTACAAAAAATATCAGAGGGCAAGGCTTCAAAGCAATGTTTGCTACAAATAGTAAGGTTGAAGCTGTCCGTTTTAAAAAACTTTTTGATGAGAGTGGTTTGATAAACTCAGCGGTATCATTATCAGCTCCAGATGTTAAAGAAGGTAACACTGATGTAAATGATACAAAAAAAGAAGTCCAAGCATTTTGGAAAGATATGTTGGCAAAATATGGTTCTGAAAAGGCTTACAATGATTATATAGATGCCGAGTTTAAAGCTGATGATGGTGATATCGAACTATTGATAGTAGTCGATAAACTTTTGACAGGTTTTGATGCTCCTATTGCTCAAGTGCTATATATCGATAAAGAGCTAAAAGATCATACACTTTTGCAAGCTATAGCTAGAGTAAATAGGCTATACGAAGGTAAAGATTATGGCTTGATTGTCGACTATCGTGGGCTTTTTGAAAATCTTGACAAAGCTCTAACTTCTTACGGAGCATTAGCAGGGTATGATGAAACAGATGTGACAGGGACTTTTGCAGATGTAAAAAATGAGCTTCAAAAGCTCAAAACTAGCTTTAGTCAGCTACAAGATATATTTAAATCTATATCTCATAAAAATGACCAAGAAAGCTATGAAGTTTATTTAGATAGCAAAGAAAAACGCCAAGAATTTTATAAATCTTTGAATACCTTTGCTAGAGATTTAGCTTTTTCATTAGGCTGTGATTTTGTCAATAATATCTATAGTGAAGATGATTTATCGACCTTTAAAAAATGGCTTAGATTCTACAACACTCTAAGAAAATCATTAAGGATTAGATATGCTGAGAGTGTCGATTTTGCTCAATATGAGCAGAGAATGCAGAGCCTACTAGATACATATATCGGCACAGAGGGTGAGGTTTTTCAGCTAAGTGCTACGGTTGATATGTTTTCACCAGACTTTAAAAATGAAGTAGAAAATCTAACATCAGATCGAGCAAGAGCCGATGCTATTATTAGCGCTACTACAAAATACGCCAAAGAAAAACGTGAAGTAAACCCTGCTTTTTATGACAGGATAGCTGAGAAAATCAAAGAGATAATCCAACAGTATAAAGAAAAAAGGCTATCTGAAAGAGAGTTTTTATCAGAGGCTCAAGGTGTTTATGCTAAAGTTAAACAGCATAATGAGGCAGTACTGGCTAGCTATCCTAGTCAAATTAGTAGCAAACCCAAGCAGTCTTTTTATGATTCTCTAAAAAGTTATTTTGAAGCTAGCTCAGAAGATAGATTTATACAAATAGTCTGCTATATTGATGAGGTTTTTGCAAAATATATCAAAAAACCTAACTGGAAAAATAATATTGATGTCAAAAATGAAATTGAGCAAGAGCTCGATGATTATCTTTTTGATGAAGATATTAAAGTTATTAGCTTAGATGATTTCTTGCAAAAAACTTATGAATTAGGTATCAATAACTATGATTGA
- a CDS encoding ATP-binding protein yields the protein MSIKIGEVIAIKGVSVSFKVYEESNKEVLFHNGEELRGLSIREYILIYRGFKKIVCMVEGEYLDESRVENEGNKTTYIRKVDAKPVGYFDVDGTFVKGIKYLPMIKDSVYLASDTQIKNIFSINSDENFKIGNLLKEEIPISLPWYKLFNTHIGVFGNTGSGKSNTLTKLYTELFDKKIDFIKDKSNFLIIDFNGEYTNDQFVDSNNKNVINLNTRVKDSGEKLTVNDKDIWNTEILSLLFQATRSTQTPFINRVVSGKEKYATNNDSLKNYIKTTIKKAFTTSSQHKDTKELIIQVLETLECSEEDVISKFRAILWHGNQDKFYIKPSTYFDGGEECPTYSEKINDKVESITCDKVDFFKELQIRINLQLINDLIHGYVQFDHIQPLLKRIESSINSLEKVLNVISNDDTSENENKLLSVISFRNCNQEIKKILPLIIAKQYYEAHKKNNPNSPPDTTFHLIIDEAHNILSEQSSREHEIWKDYRLEVFEEIIKEGRKYGFFLTISSQRPADISATIMSQIHNFFIHRLVNDRDLFLLDNTISTLDNLSKKMIHNLSKGSCVVTGVSFDIPLLLQVEKLNIEKQPDSQDIDLNKLWSKNDQ from the coding sequence ATGAGTATAAAAATCGGTGAAGTAATAGCTATTAAGGGTGTGTCTGTATCATTCAAAGTATATGAAGAATCTAATAAAGAAGTTTTATTTCATAATGGTGAAGAGCTTAGAGGGTTATCTATAAGAGAATATATTCTGATATATAGAGGATTTAAAAAAATAGTATGTATGGTTGAAGGCGAATATCTTGATGAGTCTCGTGTAGAAAACGAAGGCAATAAAACCACATACATACGAAAAGTAGATGCTAAGCCAGTTGGTTACTTTGATGTTGATGGTACATTTGTTAAAGGTATCAAATATCTACCTATGATAAAAGATAGCGTATATTTAGCTTCAGATACTCAAATCAAAAATATTTTTTCTATAAACTCTGATGAGAATTTTAAAATAGGAAATCTTTTAAAAGAAGAAATACCTATTTCATTACCATGGTATAAATTGTTCAATACTCATATAGGTGTCTTTGGTAATACAGGAAGTGGTAAATCAAACACACTTACAAAATTATATACAGAATTATTTGATAAAAAAATTGACTTTATAAAAGATAAAAGTAATTTTTTAATTATTGATTTCAATGGTGAGTATACCAATGATCAGTTTGTTGATTCTAATAATAAAAATGTCATTAATTTGAATACACGAGTTAAAGATAGTGGTGAGAAATTAACAGTTAATGATAAAGATATTTGGAATACTGAAATATTATCTCTATTATTTCAAGCAACTAGAAGCACGCAAACACCTTTTATTAATAGAGTAGTATCGGGCAAAGAAAAGTATGCAACAAATAATGATAGTCTAAAGAACTACATAAAAACTACTATCAAAAAAGCGTTTACAACATCAAGTCAACACAAAGACACTAAAGAGCTTATTATACAAGTTTTGGAAACTTTAGAGTGCAGTGAAGAAGATGTAATATCTAAATTTAGAGCTATATTATGGCACGGTAATCAGGATAAATTTTATATAAAACCCAGTACATATTTTGACGGAGGAGAAGAGTGTCCTACTTATTCAGAAAAAATAAATGATAAAGTTGAATCAATAACTTGTGACAAAGTAGACTTTTTTAAAGAGTTACAAATTAGAATAAATTTACAGCTTATTAACGACTTAATTCATGGATATGTTCAATTCGATCACATACAACCACTTTTAAAAAGAATAGAATCTTCTATAAATTCATTAGAAAAAGTTTTAAATGTTATTTCAAATGATGATACTAGTGAGAATGAGAACAAATTACTGTCAGTGATTTCATTTAGAAATTGTAATCAAGAGATAAAGAAAATATTACCTTTAATCATAGCAAAACAGTACTATGAAGCACATAAGAAAAATAATCCTAACTCACCGCCAGATACAACATTTCATCTTATTATAGATGAAGCTCATAACATTTTATCAGAGCAATCATCAAGAGAGCATGAGATATGGAAAGATTACAGGTTAGAGGTTTTTGAGGAAATAATCAAAGAAGGTCGAAAGTATGGTTTTTTCTTAACTATATCTAGCCAAAGACCAGCAGATATATCTGCCACGATAATGTCACAAATACATAATTTCTTCATACATAGGTTAGTTAATGATAGAGATCTGTTTTTATTAGATAATACTATTAGTACATTAGATAATTTATCAAAAAAAATGATACATAATTTGTCTAAAGGTAGTTGTGTTGTTACAGGAGTATCTTTTGATATTCCATTACTTTTGCAAGTAGAAAAACTCAACATAGAAAAGCAACCTGATAGCCAAGATATAGATTTAAATAAATTGTGGAGTAAAAATGATCAATAA
- a CDS encoding cation diffusion facilitator family transporter, which translates to MSDSRYQVTKKVTIVGMFINALLAISKTFIGVIGRSPALFADGIHSFSDLLSDVMVLFAAKYANKGEDHNHPYGHERLETLATLVLSGLLITIGFMIVYHSLVNLIIGNYATPDKFTVYAAIFSIFGNEFIYQYTMRAANKIDSDMLRANAWHSRSDMWSSVVVLIGLGGALYGFPWMDAIAALVVCYMIVKMGIKWGYSAVAELIDEGVDDETRKNIKSIIANTEGVNDFHYLRTRKMAGKIVLDVHVLVNKYSTASEGHYIAEIVKSNIYHNIDNIKDITVHVDVTNHEDGVIKLENFEPSRHEILTQIKDFFASNNLKEDIILDKQMAIYYFDNKIVVDLFVKRSNDLKRFSEKLNKLSYKDYTIHINLYCQLTD; encoded by the coding sequence ATGTCAGATAGTAGATATCAAGTAACTAAAAAAGTTACAATCGTAGGAATGTTTATAAATGCATTACTTGCGATATCCAAAACTTTTATTGGGGTAATAGGGCGCTCACCAGCATTATTTGCTGATGGTATTCACTCATTCTCAGATTTATTAAGTGATGTTATGGTTTTATTTGCAGCTAAATATGCAAATAAAGGTGAAGATCATAATCATCCCTATGGTCATGAAAGATTGGAGACTTTAGCAACCTTAGTTCTTTCGGGTTTATTGATAACTATAGGTTTTATGATTGTATATCATTCTTTAGTAAACCTTATAATAGGAAATTATGCCACTCCAGATAAATTTACAGTTTACGCTGCAATATTTTCAATTTTTGGTAATGAGTTTATATATCAATATACTATGCGAGCAGCTAATAAAATTGATTCGGATATGCTAAGAGCAAATGCTTGGCATAGTCGTTCTGATATGTGGTCTTCAGTTGTAGTTTTGATAGGTTTAGGGGGAGCTCTATATGGATTCCCTTGGATGGATGCAATAGCTGCTTTAGTTGTTTGTTATATGATCGTTAAGATGGGTATTAAGTGGGGATATTCAGCTGTCGCAGAACTTATTGATGAAGGTGTTGATGATGAGACTCGTAAAAATATCAAAAGTATAATAGCAAATACTGAAGGGGTTAATGATTTTCATTATTTAAGAACTAGAAAAATGGCTGGTAAGATAGTATTAGATGTACATGTTTTAGTTAATAAATATAGTACAGCTTCTGAGGGACACTATATTGCAGAGATTGTTAAAAGTAATATTTATCATAATATTGACAATATAAAAGACATAACTGTACATGTTGATGTTACCAATCATGAGGATGGCGTTATAAAATTAGAAAATTTTGAGCCCTCTCGTCATGAAATTTTGACACAAATAAAAGACTTCTTTGCTAGTAATAATCTTAAAGAAGATATTATTTTAGATAAACAAATGGCTATTTACTATTTTGATAATAAAATCGTGGTTGATTTATTTGTAAAAAGATCAAATGATTTAAAAAGATTTTCAGAAAAGTTGAATAAACTTTCTTATAAAGATTATACTATTCATATCAACTTATATTGTCAGTTAACAGATTAA